In one Zobellia galactanivorans genomic region, the following are encoded:
- a CDS encoding anthranilate synthase component II, translating to MKKILVIDNYDSFTYNLVHYLEDLDCEVIVKRNDQLTLDEVEAFDKIVLSPGPGIPDEAGLLKEIIAKYAPTKSIFGVCLGQQAIGEVFGGSLINLDEVYHGIATEITITKDDPNFEGLPKKIKVGRYHSWVVDPNLPESLEATSVDENGQIMSLRHKVYDVSAVQFHPESVLTPEGKKILANWLGK from the coding sequence ATGAAAAAGATTTTAGTAATAGACAACTACGATAGTTTCACCTATAATTTGGTCCATTATTTAGAAGACCTGGATTGTGAGGTAATCGTAAAACGTAACGACCAATTGACCTTGGATGAAGTCGAGGCCTTTGACAAGATCGTTCTTTCCCCAGGTCCGGGAATACCCGATGAAGCCGGACTCCTAAAGGAAATTATTGCCAAATACGCCCCTACCAAAAGTATTTTTGGGGTTTGTCTGGGCCAGCAGGCCATAGGCGAGGTCTTTGGCGGTTCCTTGATCAACCTCGACGAAGTGTACCACGGTATCGCCACCGAAATCACCATCACCAAAGACGATCCCAATTTTGAGGGTTTACCTAAAAAAATAAAAGTAGGCAGGTACCATTCTTGGGTAGTCGACCCGAATTTGCCCGAAAGCCTTGAAGCCACTTCGGTCGATGAAAACGGACAAATCATGTCGCTACGCCATAAGGTTTACGATGTTTCCGCCGTTCAGTTTCACCCCGAATCGGTCTTG